CTCCAGCGCGCTCCGGCAGAGCTCGTGCAGGTTCACCCGCTCACGGTGGACGGGCAGGCCCCCATTCGTGTTGCTGCGCGCGAAGTCGAGGATGTCGTTGAGCATCCGCGCCATCCGCGCCGCGCTGGAGCGGATGCGCTCCACCGCCCGCTGCGCGTCCGCTCCCAGGTTCTCCTCGCGTCGCAGCAGCCCGGCCGAGATGCTGATGGCGTTGAGCGGGTTGCGCAGATCATGCCCTACCACGCCGATGAGCCGCTCGCGCAGCTCGCCCGCCCGGCGCAGCTCCGCCTCCACCTGCTTCTGCTGGGTGATGTTCACCAACACGCAGCCCACCCCGTCCACCTCGCCGTCCGTGTTGCTCACCGGGTAGTAGTGGCAGAGCCAGTGCTGCTCGGGGCCCTCCTTCCAGGGCGGGCTGGTGAACTCATGGTTGCAGATGGGGGTACCCTCCTCCAGGACCCGGCGGAAGCAGGGCTCGATCAGCGCGGCGACCCAGTCGGGTGCCATCTCGCGCAAGGGTCTTCCCAGATGCTGCTCCGTCGGGTGGCCGTTGAGCCGGGCCAGGGTGTCGTTGATGCAGATGAAGCGCAGCTCCCGGTCCACGAGGCTCAGGCCCACCGGACACGTTTCCACCAGCGCGTCCACCAGGGACAGCAGGCGCTGGGCCTCGGCCCGCGCGGCTTGTTCCTGTTCGATCAGCTCCGCCTTCACGATGAAGTTGATGGCGCGCGTCATCAGGGTGCGGAAGAGCTGTTTGTCGGATGGGGTGAAGTCGAAGAGGGTTCTCGAGCCCATGTGGGCCACGCCGATGAGCCGCTCTCCCTGGAGCAGGGGCACGCTGTAGATGGCGCGCACGCCGAGCCGGCGGACGAGGTCCGAGCGCACCTTGGGATGGGTGGACGCCATGCGCACGAGGAGTGGACGGCGCTCGGTGGCCACCTGGCCGGTGAGCCCCGCGTCGAGCGGAATGCGGAGGTTGGACTCCATGGCCTCCCGGGCACCGAGCCCCACCGCGGCGCGCAGCCGAAGCTCCGCCTTCTCGCTCAGCAGGATGGCGGCGCCATCCACCGACACCGAGCACTCCTGCAGGATGTTCAGCAGCCGGAACAAGAAGGTGTCGACGTCCTGACTCGTGACGGCCGCCTCGGACACGCGCTCCAGCGCCTCGAGCATCCGGTCGCGCATGGTCGTGTAGAGCGAGGTGGCGCGGAGGATGCCCTGGTCGATGCACTCGTGGAGCAACGCCCACTGCGCGAAGCCACCCACATGGGCCAGGCGCTGGTGGATGCAGCGGCGCAACAGCCCGAACTCCAGGGCGATCTGCGCCGGCTCCAGGCCCGCTTCCAGGTGGTGCAGGGTGTGCTCGTCGGGGATGAACCGGGCCAGCTGTCCCTCGGCTGGAGGGTGCTCCAACACGTCCGCCATCCGCTCGAGGAAGCCGGGCAGGTCGTCGTGCAACAGCGCCTCGCGTGCCAGCCCGTCCGGTTGGTGCTCCGCCACGGCCCTTTCCCAGGTGCGCAGGATGTCCTCGCGGTGCCGCCGGAGGGAGTCCGCCAGGTCGTGTGTTTCGTCCGAGGAATGCTCACCCTTCTCCTGCATCACGAACACCCCCCAGGTCACCTCCCCTCTGTCCGCGCGTAAGGTGCGCATGGCGGGTGGACGTGGCCGCTGTCCCCAGAGGCGAGAAGCGGCCCTTCACGCAGGGTCCGCCACTTCCCTCGGCGCCCGGCGGGACGCACCGAACGCCCTTCCGGTTGGCTGTGCCACCCCGAAGAAGGGGATAGGTTGGGAGAATGAGCACCCTGCTTCTCAGCCGCACCGATGTCCTCCGGTCCATGGAGGCCCTCCCCCTGCTGGAGGACATGCGCGCCGCGTTCCGCGTGGACGCCGAGCGCCGACTCGCCGAGCCCCAGCTGCTCCGCTCCTCCCCACCGGGCCAGGCCACGCTGGCGGTCTCCTTTCCTGGCACCCTGTCCGGTCTGGCCGCTTCCACCGTCACGGTGCTGTCGCGGGCTTCCGGGCCCACGGCCTCCCGCCAGGGCGTGGTTCACCTGTACGAGCTCGAGACGGGGGCGCTGCTGGCCATCATGGACGCGGGCCACCTCACGGCGCTGCGCACCGGGGTGGTGGGAGCGCTGGCGGCGGACGTGCTCTCCCGGCCCGACTCGTCCCGGGTGGCGCTGCTGGGCGCCGGGCCCGCGGCGTCCATGCAGCTCAAGAGCCTGCGGCTGGTGCGCAGCCTCCAGCACGTGCGCGTGTATGACGAGGACATGGCGCGCTCGGTGGACTTCGCCGCCCGCATGTACCAGGCACTCAACCTTCCGGTGCGGCCCGCCCTGTCCGTGGAGGAGGCGGTGGAGGACGCGGACATCGTCGTCATCTCCATGGCCTCGCGCGAGCCCTTGCTGCTG
Above is a window of Cystobacter fuscus DNA encoding:
- a CDS encoding ornithine cyclodeaminase family protein, whose product is MSTLLLSRTDVLRSMEALPLLEDMRAAFRVDAERRLAEPQLLRSSPPGQATLAVSFPGTLSGLAASTVTVLSRASGPTASRQGVVHLYELETGALLAIMDAGHLTALRTGVVGALAADVLSRPDSSRVALLGAGPAASMQLKSLRLVRSLQHVRVYDEDMARSVDFAARMYQALNLPVRPALSVEEAVEDADIVVISMASREPLLLPGMLRGGTHVTVLDADTPESVVISAGLLRQSTFFCDHRELNARLGAPARVGLGVDVIHAELGEVLAGQKPGRGDANQVTVFGSVGLPFQDLVAAWHVYQGARGDDSVRRMDFGA
- a CDS encoding ATP-binding protein is translated as MQEKGEHSSDETHDLADSLRRHREDILRTWERAVAEHQPDGLAREALLHDDLPGFLERMADVLEHPPAEGQLARFIPDEHTLHHLEAGLEPAQIALEFGLLRRCIHQRLAHVGGFAQWALLHECIDQGILRATSLYTTMRDRMLEALERVSEAAVTSQDVDTFLFRLLNILQECSVSVDGAAILLSEKAELRLRAAVGLGAREAMESNLRIPLDAGLTGQVATERRPLLVRMASTHPKVRSDLVRRLGVRAIYSVPLLQGERLIGVAHMGSRTLFDFTPSDKQLFRTLMTRAINFIVKAELIEQEQAARAEAQRLLSLVDALVETCPVGLSLVDRELRFICINDTLARLNGHPTEQHLGRPLREMAPDWVAALIEPCFRRVLEEGTPICNHEFTSPPWKEGPEQHWLCHYYPVSNTDGEVDGVGCVLVNITQQKQVEAELRRAGELRERLIGVVGHDLRNPLNAISISAGLLRREENLGADAQRAVERIRSSAARMARMLNDILDFARSNTNGGLPVHRERVNLHELCRSALEELQVTYANQRLELDVQGDGWGWWDPDRLTQVVGNLVSNAVQHGREGAPVRVEVRDEGNDVLLAVHNEGEPIAPELRSSLFQPFRHGATGKASSRSVGLGLYIVQQVALAHGGETQVSSSESGHTVFTVRLPRGG